AAAAGCCTAAGGAGCTAAGAAGTAACACGGTGATGCTCCAGCCGCTGTATAACTCCACCTGCACTTCCTACATCGATAGGATGCTTCAGAGGAGCTGGACGAGTGGGCGGGGTCAACAGCAAACACCTCTCTGGGAACGTGCTGcaactctgcacacacacacacaccaaggaaTATAAGCAGtaagaaaaataacaacaaaaacaaaagtgtctgTTCCTTTACCAGGGTATTTCTCTGTGATCTTGGTCAGTCTGTATTGTTTATAGAGAGGACAGGAGGTGTCCACTAGACACTGCATGGCCTCAtacaaacacagctgctccTCAAAACCACTGTTGACCCTGGAACACATGAGCCACATGATATTTAGTTATCTTTTATGTAACTGGACCAAAAAGCCCTGCAGAGAAAAACTCACTGAACATCCTGCTTGACCCCCTTCAGTCTGTTGTAAGCCTCAGAGAAGCCCAGGTGGTGTCTCTTCATTAGATAAGCAGTCACAATGGTGGCACTGCGGCTCCGACCAGcctggctgacacacacacacacaaaatgagaaATCGATTAGAGAAACTTCTATCGGAACAGTGGTGACCTCTGACTCTTACCAGTGAACGAGTGCAGCCCGGCCTCCATCTACAGCCTCCTTAATGAACAGGAAGCAGTCGTCCATGTGACTCAGAAGGTCAGATGTCGCTTCATCTAAAATGTTGATCCACTTCCTACaaaagcctccatcagcaggaaGCAGTGGGCTGGGGTCCACAGAGTCCACAGACAGGATGTGAGTGATGGCAGCATCGGTCAAAGCCTGGACATCATTGAGGTCAGCCGCAGTGCCGATGTACAGGCCGGGGTCCACCAGGAGCATGGCTGCTAAAGAGATGCACAGAGTTACAATGATGACCCCTTCAGGTGTAGTTGGATAATCATAAACcaagttcttcttcttcgttcTTCTCAGAGGATCAGACACGTGGACACGTGCATACAGAGATATGAAAAACCAGATtccatgtaaacacaacatCTTGGATAGGAATCAAACATATGAcctgatgtaaacacagtcaGATCTGACAGCTGAATCCATctgacaacgaggcacaggaaaacagaaaggagaggGCTGTTTTAAGgttaaaaagatgtttttaaagctCCACTATTAATGTGTTTAGCTACATATGCTAAAAAACAACAGTCTACTGCCTAGCTACGAGTAAGACGTTTGACTAACACTATTATCTAAGATAAACATCATTTGTACGAGTGTGTGTTGCGTTCAATGGTCACACGAACAGCGCGGTGCATGCATGCTGACAGCCAGACACAGCGGAAACAGTTCGTTCCTAACTCACCTAAATGAGCTCAgactttttctgccttttcaaTTAAACTGCGTGGTTTTTGTAGAttaatgttagcatgtagcattcAGCGTAACGAAGAGCAATAACACGGAAGAAAACTTTCAATAGAAAGTAAACGGGGGAGCATTGTGGTGTTTGGTCCGTCTATCCGATGGAAACACACACGAGCATTATTTAGTTCCGGCCTCATCGTCGGAAAAAATTATTTAGACAACAAATGAATTATTAATTATCATTTAAGTAGGTTTAAGTACATACAAAAGTCAGCATTTATATAGATGTATCATGTGTGCATGCCACGTTAGGCTAAGTAAACCTACtgaaaatgaacttaaatgtaccaaaatgtaaataaaatcatCAGAAAATGTAATATGACACAGAGATTCCATTCGTAATGAACAGAACTAGGTAAACAAAAAGAGAACACCACCTTGGAAAATAAACTTCACTGTGAAAATTGGCTGCAGCTATAAAGCAGGAATAATGAGAAGGAACAGTGCAGGATACCAGGAGGATGAGGTCATGAGAGCATCTCCATCACAGAGGCATCACCAGTGACAGTAAAACTGAACAAAGCTCTGCAGCTTCCCATCACAGAGAAACAGGGACGCTTGGGCTGCCAGACGCTCTTTAAATACATGTTTCATGATGTCTGTCTGGACTACTGTTACCCAACAGCTACAGAGCGTGTGTGGTGCTCCGAGCGGCCCACAGTCTGCACATGGTCCCAATGTGGGGTGCTAATAAAGTTTTACAAGTGTGCTTTAATCTGACCAATCCAATACGCTGTAGTGACCACATCCATCCCTGAGGGCTCATTACAGCGCTGCCCATCACATATAATTGACTGTTAGAAATAATTcctaataaaaaagaaaagtgacgcacacacacacacacacacacagcaaatgaGGGCCCGCAGGTGAAAGGGAAGACAGTGGGTGTGTTGATGATGTGTTTGGTCGGTTGCAGTGACTCAGTGATTGTATTATCCTTCCACCACATGGCCTGCGGCATTTTGTtcagctgtttttcttctgtttttgaaGAATTTTATATGATTAACATGTACGGTGCTGTTTGAAAGTTTGGGAACCGTTTGGAAGTTTCTATATTTCTACATAAATATGACGCAAAACATCAGATGACTTTCACTCAAGTCCTGACAGTGATAGAAGAGATTCTAACCAAGCTAATGAAACAGAAACGTTtcactttgtcatttatttgtTCAAGAAAACGACAAATGTTACGTACGTATGACGTAACGTATGAGTGAGTCGCAAAAGTTTGTGATCCTTTGTGTTATCTATGACTCCTTGTACTGATCCGAGCTACAGTCCGACGTGTCTGTGAGTTTgctcacatgaactgcttgtttcaggaaCTTCCACAACATTTTCATTCACTGGTAGAATTTGGAATTCGTTGTTTCATCACTGCAGGTCAGCCGTCCTTGCTcggatgcagcaaaacaggcccaaaccatgatactaccaccccCATGTTTAACAGATAGAATAGGTTTACACACTGGACAGCAGTGTCATTCTTTCTTCCAATATCAGACTTCTTGTTTAAGCCAAATAATTCTGTTCTGGTCTGatatattttcccagcagccccctGGTTTGTCCACATGGTCTAtgtcaaactgcagacaggcagcagtgacCTTCTCCTTGCAGCTCCTCACATGTCTTTAACATAGAAACTGTTGTTCACTTACTGTTTCTAACATTGACCCTATCACAACTTTAactacagtgggtacagaaagtattcagaccctcttaaatgtttcactctttgttatattgcagccatttgctaaaatcatttaagttcatttgtttcctcattaatgttcacacagcaccccatattgacagaaaaacacatttttgcagatgtattaaaaaagaaaaagtgaaatatcacatggtcctaagtattcagagcctttgctcaGTATTTAGTAGAAGCACCCTTTTGATCTCAGCCATGAGTCTTTTTGGGAAGGAAGTTTTTCACACCTGGATTTGGGGATCCTCTGCCATCCCTCCTTGCAGATTCTCTCCAGTTCTGTCAGGCTGGATGGTAAACGGTGGTGGAAAGCCATTTTTAGGTCTCCCCAGAGATGCTGAGTTGGGTTTAAGTCAGGTCTGGGCCATTCAAGAACAGCCACGGAGTTGTGGTGAAGCCActttttccttattttattttatatatttatggacgcacctgagttcaatatatgagtcacagcaaaggctctgatacttaggaccatgtcatatttcactttttctgttttcatacatctgcaaacatgtcaacagttctgtgtttttctgtcaaagGCGCCCGTCCACATCAAATGTCTCCACGTTGACCCTTTGcattcatttcctctctttGGCTCTGTTTATCTTCACCCACATGTAGACACTGTTTATGACCTGCAGACTGAGCTGAACAATTGAAACCCCACCACAGAAATGGTCAAAACCACATGACATCAGATTTGGCTCCAACACCTCATTCCTAAAGTTGGCAGGAACAACGTGACCCAGGCAACAGGTAGGAGTGGTATCAGACAGAACCACAGACCTCACATGTAAAAAGTCCACAGAGGACTGAACCTGAACCTGTCATATCCATCAGTTTATCCACTCATTTGGTCAGAATGCCTTTAAGATGGCACAGGTTCCACTCATGCTTGACGACGTTGAGCTGGAAATACTTTCAAAGTAACTGGAGTAATTCGTAGTTGGTTACTTTCCAAAACTTAAAGACTTGAAAGCTGTTACTATGAGTAGGAGTCAGTTTACTGACAGTGTAGGAAGTTTAAATACGTCTTGGCAGTTTTTAATTAGCCTGTGGGtgtagtgtgagtgtgtgtagaaCTAATTAAACGTGTCCTGTCTCTTATAAAAGACCAGCAGAcggagtgtgtgagagaagacGAGGAGAGGTAACACACTGAGGAGGTAACTACTGACTCGCTTTCTCTCACACTCTGACTCCTTGTTGCTGTTCAGATCAGATTCCGtatcagatgatgatgatgatgatgatgaaaatgtCCCTGGGTCTACTCTTGCTCGGCTTTGTGGTCACCTCCGCTGCTGCTGGACCAGGTACGCATTGACATATAATGTGAAGTAATGGATATAATATGGCCTGTGGagaagaagcagctgcagctgggtTAACAGCGTCTGTGCCCGTGTTGTCTTCAGGCAGCTGTGTGGGCCGCTGTGGTGAAGTCTTCACCAGAGGTCAGCAGTGCACCTGCGACTTCAGCTGCCTGCAACACAATGAGTGCTGCCAGGACTTTGAGGCCACATGCACCATAGGTAAGACAAAAAGAGGCTGGGGACTTACCAACAGGACAcggcagctttatttatttttaaatgaaatgtaagTGGACCAAAATATTTTAGAAGCTTCCttgaaggatttattttttagcCTGTTTAACTTCTTGTTTTAGTGTTCATATCTTTTTCACGTTGTTGTTATTTTGAACCCACTTCTGTTTGTTTAAACGACATCTTTTCTTAATTCTGAGATCTGTTATGGTCATTTCAGTTTCAAATGGTGTTTTAAAGCTTTCTTTTGCATCTTTTGGtagatgtttttattatatttatttgctAATTGTGTTGCTTTCTCAACATTTTACATGCGCTAAGCACATTGCGCGAGTGTTTTGCTCACTTGTAGTTTTTTTAGCTGGTTATTTCAGTCTTAACCTCTCTATAAATGTTTAGCAATGCAGAGCAGAGCTAAAGCAACATACATTAAGCTTGTATCAGGTGCATCTTTGCTCATAATTTTGCATATGGCTGTGTCGGGCCAGCTGTTGAACATGTCCTGTGGTTTTCAGCTCAGTCCTGTCAGGGTCGCTGTGGTCAGACTTTCAGGCGAGgtcagctgtgtgagtgtgatccAATGTGCGTCACCTACAACACCTGTTGTCATGACTACCAGCGGCATTGCGGTGAGGACcggcacaacaacacaacacatttaaactgtgaaaacaaatcATCTCTGGAGGGTGagctgttcagtcattctgcttcTCTGTCCACAGATGCCAGTGTGTTCGTCTCACATCAGCGTACCTTCCAGTCTCTGAGGGCCACAGCTTCAAGTAAGCAGTTTGTCAAACCTCTGTACTGATAAGTCTGTAAACAGATCAATAACTTTGATTTGttggtgcatttttttctcctcctccttcagaaaACCGGAAATCAGGGAAGAGCAAGAAGAGGTCCAACAGTGAGAGTGAGGAGTGGTACAGAGGTAAACACAACTTTAAATGTATCCATGACACATAGACAAGAAGCGGCATTCAGCTATGTTTTGGATTGTTTCTTGTCAGATAATAAGGTGTTGGTTTTACTTACACATGTTGAATTGGACATGAATGAAGTATGATTGCTCCATCCTCCTTCCACCTGCAGGCATGAATAACATCCCTGTAGGTCTGCTGCCCATGCCTGTGCCTCCCTCTCACAGTGGGGCTCCTTGGTCCTCTGCACCGGGCTCCTCCTATCTGCCCAGCAATATTGCACCTTctcctggtggtggtggtgctccCGTGAGCCCCTCCACTGCTGGAGGCACTGGCAGTCAAGTAAATGTCCAGCTGGTGGTGTCCCCCGGTGGAGTCCATCCATCGAAGCCAAATCAAGGTTGATTGTGCAAATGATTTAAGTCCGACTGTAACTTTAAACCATAACAGTGTaactgagtttgtgtgtttttttttgtttgcaggtCAGACTGGTGCAGCGGATTCCAGACCCAGCACCCTGCAGGATGTAGCACAGGCCTTAGGGCTCTCTCTGGCGGAAGGAGGGCCAGGAGGACCGGGGACAGGTAGGACACATGGCCCTGTGGACatgtttgatcatttttaatcattttaatgtgtgtgcaggtaaCTTTGACGCCGACCTGTGCAGTGATTCTCCAATCAATGGACTGACAGCTCTTCCCAATGGGACCATCCTCATCTTTAAAGGTCGGACATTAGCAACTTGGGTCCCAATCCCTGAGATATGCATGTTGGCTGATGCTGATCCACACTGTTTTAGATGCAGATCAAACATGTTGgtgaatgtgcatgtgtggcaAAGAGAGAACTGAAGTGAATAAATCAGCCCTTTATCCAAATCTAGCCTTTCAATGTCAATAGTAGGACAATATTAACATTGGATCAGTTTATCCCCATTAGGCACCACATCCTATTCTGATATTCATTAAGCATCCTCACAGAGTGGAGTCTTTCATTCTACATTTTTCAGGCCGTGCGTGATTAGCCGGTGTGATGGTGTGCCGCTTTTGTGTCGTGAAcaagctgtgtttgtgctgcaggtgaGCTGTTCTGGTCAGTCGACCCGGTCACCCGTTCAGTGGGTCAACCACAGAGTATCACAGACACTCTGGGTGTCCCTTCTCCCATCGATACCGTTTTCACACGCAGCAACTGCCACGGACACACCTACATCATCAAGGTACAAATACTACTCAGACATTCACTGTCATCCAGTCTGCTGAAGCTGTTATTAGAATCTGTATTGATTTTCTGACATGGATAAAagattcaaaataaataataatgacctgAAATAAAATGGATGGAGGTCAGCAGTTATGAGAAGTCATCCTTTCCATTTCCAGGGAGACCAGTACTGGCGTCTCGATGAGAACCTGGCGATGGAGCCGGGCTTTCCCAAAC
This sequence is a window from Parambassis ranga chromosome 17, fParRan2.1, whole genome shotgun sequence. Protein-coding genes within it:
- the dusp12 gene encoding dual specificity protein phosphatase 12, producing the protein MLLVDPGLYIGTAADLNDVQALTDAAITHILSVDSVDPSPLLPADGGFCRKWINILDEATSDLLSHMDDCFLFIKEAVDGGRAALVHCQAGRSRSATIVTAYLMKRHHLGFSEAYNRLKGVKQDVQVNSGFEEQLCLYEAMQCLVDTSCPLYKQYRLTKITEKYPELQHVPREVFAVDPAHSSSSSEASYRCRKCRRTLFRSSSLLSHPVGEGASAFSHKKSSNLTGEVQCTSYFIEPVQWMEQALLGVMDGQLLCPKCGSKLGSFSWCGDQCSCGRWVTPAFQLHHNRVDEIRQLNIHK
- the prg4a gene encoding proteoglycan 4a, with the translated sequence MSLGLLLLGFVVTSAAAGPGSCVGRCGEVFTRGQQCTCDFSCLQHNECCQDFEATCTIAQSCQGRCGQTFRRGQLCECDPMCVTYNTCCHDYQRHCDASVFVSHQRTFQSLRATASKNRKSGKSKKRSNSESEEWYRGMNNIPVGLLPMPVPPSHSGAPWSSAPGSSYLPSNIAPSPGGGGAPVSPSTAGGTGSQVNVQLVVSPGGVHPSKPNQGQTGAADSRPSTLQDVAQALGLSLAEGGPGGPGTGNFDADLCSDSPINGLTALPNGTILIFKGELFWSVDPVTRSVGQPQSITDTLGVPSPIDTVFTRSNCHGHTYIIKGDQYWRLDENLAMEPGFPKPLASEFPGLTGSITAALAVAATRSKPETVYFFKSGDVLQKFTFPSGSTPPCGKKPGSPLNRRFARQAEVLLSGEINIKVSLKGFPTPITSALSMPSPQGSDRYNHYVFSGPLFFSVQITGDLPELAKPDPSAALAPLPILSPAAAASNTAASNTAATNAANMAALSAKPPHPANSIRVWLNCP